A window of Sebastes umbrosus isolate fSebUmb1 chromosome 6, fSebUmb1.pri, whole genome shotgun sequence genomic DNA:
caaacacttaaatTGTAAAACCAATATCTTTTTTAATCCAGTAGATGaggtactttattaatccttCTTATAATACCTAAACCTGTCCATAAGCCCCATTCAAAAACATATCGTCCTGTTAACGGGACAGTCAATCAGCgaaattaataatctgaatttaCATTATGCTCTTtctataataatttaaaaaatatatatatattttaaaacaacCTTTGCAATCATCtctaataatacattttaaaggagctgcatttttattttgcacaataaTATTTTTAGTATCAGAGTGTCAGAAAATGTAATCTACTTCTACTTCTTACTTGTTTTTTGGACAGATGAAACATCTCACAGGTTTTTTGtaagtgttttattttcacaataaaacttaATTATACAGTTTAACATAATGCAAAGGTGgctccacaaaaaaaaataacaaatggcAAAGTGACTACAAAGATTTGTCAAACTGTGCTAAAGCaccatgataaaaaaaaaaaaaagaatttagcAATAACGGTGTTGTCAGACTCTGGTTGGTCAGCAGGGAGATAAAACTAGCAAAAGCAAAAAGCCTTGAAGACAGACAGCTCTATGTAAAGTAATATGGTTTCTTGACATTGACGCCGTATTCTGTGAGGGCAGGAGTCAGGTCCTCCATAGTCAGAGTGTACTTCTTATCCTAtaaacaagagaagaagaaaaaagacaaaatcagCAACTATCAGGAACAACATGATCAGAGATAGTTACTacctctgtctccatcttctAACAAGTCGTTTTTTTCTCACATACAGCAGCACATACAgtctacgacggagtattagggccacattgagggggaaaaaaatcggagatttcgagaataaagtcatattacgagaaaaaagtcgtaattttatgagaattaagtcataactttaagaggaaaaaagtaatttcctcctcctctaaagagtcagtttccccatcaggtccgtgtgtttctttcttctgaataaacgcagtttcttgctcaatcttttccaggtcctgatactgatgatgatgtggtgctgatgagccaaaagatgaagtatttggttatttgtgaaacctaaactaaagtagaacTTCACAAGACGCTCctcgttcctcattttcacacagactgctctatttcccctctaaaataacacgtaaaattactactttataatattatgactttattctcataatacttcgactttttttctcgtaaacctatgtctttattctcgtaatatgactttactctcgaaatctcagattaatttttttccctcaatgtggccctaatattctGTTGTATACAGTCAGTGTCAAAATAAAGCACATGTTAAAAATTAGAGAAACACTGACCTTTGTCTTACTCCTTGAGCTTCCTGAGGCGGTGCCCTTCATTTTACAGTACTGCAGTGCATCATTAGCAATGTCTGAGATAAACTTCTGAGAAGCAAGGGAGATCAGACGGATTCTagagaaatgaaaaagaaaattattgttgtggttttcattctttcatgtgtctatctatctatctatctatctatctatctatctatctatctatctatccatctatccatctatctatctatctatctatctgtcgtggaaaaaacaaaccaataGATCAGATCAAAGAGTTCCTCTGATCTCAATATCACTTTTCACTTCCAATAAATCATTAAGGCAACTATCATAAAAGGTGATACTAAATGGTCGACTAGGCTCAAGAAGATAAGTATGGAGGACTGGTAGCAGTACTGAtgtgtcattgttgtgaaataaaccccatcAGGGCGATGCGGCAACCCGACGCGAAGCattgccctgtcggggtttatgtcacaacaatgacccgctggcTGGACATAAtcccgtttattacacggctacttacttaagaaatcaataaccTGACACAAAATTGttctgccagagtccgacatctgaactgcatccatagcaacggtctgttatagagaaataacagaccgtagaacgccgccATTGACCAATCTGAATGGAGTATTACAGATATACAACAGCTCGTGAGCTTTTTAAAACTCCATTTGATAAACGTCACACAGGCCTGGCAGTCAATCTAACGTCAAGTCAGTTACTATTCTCTTTCACACATTCAAAAGCACTCCACAAACACTCATTTTGTGCCTGCCCTGTAAGTCTAATTGTGACACTGTCACTTGTGTCATTTAGTTCCATGGGGTATTGGGCAGACCCACTCACACTGGAGCTTGAAGGTAGCCTATACCTCATAGTGTCAGTCATTGTTGTACTCACATTCTTGGATCAGAAGCCTCAAAGCCAGCCCGGTTAAGGTAGTAGCCTGTTACTGCATCAGGAatctgaggggaaaaaagagcaGACTTCAGCTTGTGGTCAAGATTCACATTCGCCCACTTTCACTGCGACAGGCACTTATTTGTGAAGAACATTATTACTGTATGTCTGTCATTCAGTGACGATCGGCCAAATGAACTGTGGCAGGAACACTGGTACAGCCTCTGACCACTGAAGGAAACTAATAAAGTGCTGCAGGATTGAGTCCTAAAACGTCTAAATTTTCATTCAATTTGGTGATGGTGATCATTTAATGTGGCTGGCAGGGTAGACAAACTTGCCAGGTGTTTACAACGTTAGCCagaatttaattaataatgCAGTGTTTTGAATTTGTGGTCTGTCCGACAACGTGTCCCCATCTGTGAACGCAGCATTATAGTGAGCTGACTGACAAAACTTGACTTACTGTGGGAGTGTACTCTTCCAGCTGCATGAGGAAATCTGCCAGGGGCGTGGTGGAGAGGGCCGGCTTCACATCTCCATTGGTGATGCCACCAGGAACATAGACGCCGTTGGAGACAGATGAGTCTGCTGATGGTGTCACCATGGCCGCTGAGGCTGAAGCTGTAATACAGTACCAAGTGTTTGGGATGAATTGattttgaataataaaaaaaaacaaaaactataaaTACCTTATACATTTTACAGATAATGAGATGTTACAGTATTCACTTCTATGAAACAGTGTTATGCAGAAAGGTTGCACAAAGTCCACACATGATGATGCATGAAAATACATGAcgtacttatatatatatatgtatatatacacatatatatacatatatatatatatatatacacactgtggTGTGAACTGAAGCTCCTATAtataagctgtgtgtgtgtgtgtgtgtgtgtgtgtgtgtgtgtgtgtgtgtgtgtatgtgttgtgaCTCATCATCCATCTCCAGTAGAAATAAACTAGCTGTGCTCCCTTTAACTAACGTGTTGAGCACATCAACATGCACCATAACATCAGTAGAAGTCATAAAGTGACATAACGTTACCATCAACATGGATAATAACATTCTACTACAGTAGTAGTAGATCATAACATCAGTAGAAGTGATAAAGTCAGGTGTTGTTACCGTTAGTAGATCATAACATCAGTAGAAGTGACATAACGTTACCGTTACTGGATAACATCAGTAGAAGTGATAAAGGTTCAGGTGTTGTTACCGTTAGTAGATCATAACATCAGTAGAAGTGACATAACGTTACCGTTACTGGATAACATCAGTAGAAGTGATAAAGGTTCAGGTGTTACCGTTAGTGTTGACCGCCGGGATGCTGCTGCCGGTGGTTGTTGTAGCTGTGTTATCATTAGAGATGCAGTTACTAGCAGCTGAAGAGGTGGTGGAGGTCGCAGCGGTAGTAACAGACTGATTCACGGTGTCAACATTCATGTTCATGTTATTAACGGTAGCTAACGAGCTAACCGAGCTAGCACTGAGAAACCTCCTAATGTGTCTTAAAGCCTGATCGCTGCTAAACAGCTCTACACTAGTCTCCTATGAAACACTGTGGTGTGAACTGAAGCTACTTGAGTAACTCTGAGAATGTTTAAATCACTGAATTAGTCGCTAGAGAGCATCGGGATGTTTGCCGCTACCGAGCAGCAGAAACATAAACTCACGCTGCAGCTAAACGCGTCATGTGACCGTTTCCGGTATGAGTGGATCGGATCTGACGGAAGTAGCCGAGGATTTCCGAAgaccgtcttcttcttcttctcttggtTAAATGGTGGATCGCAAACAGCTTGGatgtgcattaccgccacctactgtacaGGAGAGTGTACCGTCACATCATTTCACCCTATTTCTTATATCTACCAcagaaataatattatatattactatTTAAATGATATGTATCCCTACTACCAAACCCCATGCCCCCGACTCCCACTCCTTCTGTTCCCAGTAATATAACCAGACCCATGGATGACTGATCCAGCCTCTCTgactttataatatatatatatatatatatatatatataaaatatataaaaaaataaaatatatatatgaaaaatctgaacatgtataTGAatctactgtattgaacttttgaaataaagtattatatatagcaaaattattattttatataattatatatctatatctatatctatatctatataattatatatataataatattaaataatgatttgtattatatatatatataaatacaaattgttattttgtatttatatacactattatttattattctattattaataatctaatattaatattagattattaacattattattatttattaatatattattatttgtatttatatatatatgtgtataaatacaaattattattttatattattatatatatctatatatataataatataaaataatactttatttcaaaagttcaaaacAGTAGATTCAtatacatgttcagatttttcattacaattctgcaaatatattttacagtataaaaataatataaaaataaaataaattataccacaaaaataaaatgtaatgaaaggaaaatattaattaaaaacaaacaaaataaataataattaaaaacaatcgGGGTCTGTcaaacaattggaataaattataaatgtctaaacaatttaaaagttttagccaatttaaattttttgagttttaagttatcaatcatagtcaaatatgttttaaaatcagtatcttttataataaaaaaaaggagggtATTCTTTTAAGCCATTTTATGTGTATAATATTTTTCTAagataataatcaaattaattatgtaaatctcATCTGCCAAAAAACTGGGATTATTGTTAGTATGATGTGTTTTTCGAAATGTTTTGAGAGGTCCTGTAAATCAAGCCAAAAAGAAGTAGCATGAAAACAATCTATAAACACGTGTTCAATAGTTTCCCTATTCgcaattgtttttgttttttggggggatttttattgaacaagttcaaatttacaaacaacatggctcatagatcattgcattagagtaaaaggacaaggtgcatacagaacaagaacagataaaatatgtaaaattatacatgaaaataataatacattaaattaagggctatagggctgtattcctgtaattcatattcttctattacACTAAGAAGTttaaaagcatttttgtttttcatgactttaagggctttgatgtaagaaagaaactcagaatgaaacacattaaaccagGTTTCACTTATATAGGTTTCACTTCCATATACTTTGATTTGTGCAAATATCACAACTGCAGAAAGAGGGTCGTTTAAGGTCACATCTGAGTCATCGGTCATATGACAGCTgtcatgtaaaaataaaagaaatcaataCCAAAACTCCACATTAGTCTTAATAATTAAAGGTGAAAAGAGTCTTTAAAATAACAACTCTATCAGCCTGGTACTTCCATAGATCTTATTATATTAATGACTTATTAAAATTTCCAAGCGTGTGAGTTTCATATTGGAGTGAATTTTAACGAGTTTCAAACAAGTAAATAGTTTACGAGGGTCAGTGAACGCAGCAGAAGCCTGGATCACACTGTAGCCATGGTAGCAGGGGCCGTTACGTCACTCAGTGCCTGCTTTACGGCTGTTGGTCCGCAGTTGACGTGTTGTTGTAGTCCACCTGACTGACTGGGATGAGTCTGTAGTCTCTGGATCACCGCGGAGGACAGACAGAAGGTTTGGACAGCTGTATGGGACAAAACAGGTAATGAGACAAACAGACACGTCATAGAcagacatattatattattattcatcagaaacacagttttaaaatgttttaatgagcTATCTTCCTGTTTTACTCTGTGTTAACCCCCTCAGACCCCTCAGGCagactgacttcactgtcttccAGAGGCTCTAGTGGGTTCCGTTTTAGCGCTAGAGTGATGCCAcacatatcatatgaaactagaaaaacataatgaatccattgataccatgTCATGGTAGCATGTCGggaaggaaggaggttaaagaaCGCTGcaaagttaggctacattttatgcgagggaaaactgtcacaaccatttttaaaggggtcccttgacctctgacctccagatatgtggatgtaaatggttctatgggtacccacctaaacagtcttgaatcacataaattgggtatcactgtaaagctgagactctggtggatccaatgagcccaactggattcatgtgtgatgatgttagtccccataggagacatttcatggaCCTCACtgcataaaatgacctgtggtgacctctaggataatcacagcctcatgaaactttacagccacaaactagagacctagagcattcagaggatggatggatcaaactagagacctagagcattcagaggatggatggatcaaactagagacctagagcattcagaggatggatggatcaaactagagacctagagcattcagaggatggatggatcagactagagacctagagcattcagaggatggatggatcaaactagagacctagagcattcagaggatggatggatcaaactagagacctagagcattcagaggatggatggatcaaactagagacctagagcattcagaggatggatggatcagactagagacctagagcattcagaggatggatggatcaaactagagacctagagcattcagaggatggatggatcagactagagatctagagcattcagaggatggatggatcaaactagagacctagagcattcagaggatggatggatcaaactagagacctagagcattcagaggatggatggatcagactagagacctagagcattcagaggatggatggatcaaactagagacctagagcattcagaggatggatggatcaaactagagacctagagcattcagaggatggatggatcaaactagagacctagagcattcagaggatggatggatcagactagagacctagagcattcagaggatggatggatcagactagagacctagagcattcagaggatggatggatcaaactagagacctagagcatttggaggatggatggatcagattagagacctagagcattcagaggatggatggatcagactagagacctagagcattcagaggatggatggatcagactagagacctagagcattcagaggatggatggatcaaactagagacctagagcatttggaggatggatggatcagactagagacctagagcattcagaggatggatggatcagactagagacctagagcattcagaggatggatggatcagactagagacctagagcattcagaggatggatggatcagactagagacctagagcattcagaggatggatggatcaaactagagacctagagcattcagaggatggatggatcagactagagacctagagcattcagaggatggatggatcaaactagagacctagagcattcagaggatggatggatcaaactagagacctagagcattcagaggatggatggatcaaactagagacctagagcattcagaggatggatggtctatggtgggtctcagagggttaatcaaCCTACTTAAATTTAAATTGTTAATTTAGTCCACCTTCAAATGATGGCTAATCTATATCTAGATGTAGTGAATAACAACCCAGATTATAGGAAGTACGATGTCCCGCTGTAGAATGTACCAACCTTTGACTGGTGAGTGTTTATATTGCCTCGGGTTATTGTGTAAAAAGTGTTTACAAGCTTTGATTTGTGTTAAAGTTCACAGGGAAACAGAATGGCCGTCCGTGTCATCGTGGTGGGAGCTGGCTGTCGAGGGGAGATCTACTCCAGCTACGCATCCGTCCACCCTGATCGTGTTAAGGTAAGGATGAATCTTAATTGACTGTTTATAAAGACATATTATGGCACCAAAATCTCTGATCTAAGATGAGAAAATAGACAATATATTCATGAAAGTATAATGTCAAGTCTGTCACAGTACAAAATCATCAAATCCATGTTTTCTCTAACAACATAGGTCAGTTTTGATcataatattgttgttttttatttgaatacGGGGCTTTTGCTCATATTTTCCCTGTTGTATTGctactttatttaagtaaatgatctgaatactttttaatactttttttccccaggtaTTAAGTTGTAATGTCTAACTAACAGAGCTCTTGTTATGTCCAGTTCATTAACTCAACTTCACCATTTCAGGTTGTCGGAGTAGCCGATCCAAGGAAATTTGCTCGCACTAAACTCCAACAGCAACACAAAATTGGAGACGAAAACGTATTTGAAGGTGAGcaccaaattaaattaaaaaaaataaataaaaatgcattgaaTTGTTTATAATTATCTGCCTCATACTAAATGATTGAATGCTCTTTTTTTCTAAACTAGACTGGCAGAGTTTAGCTGAAAAAGAGAAGTTTGCAGATGCAGCGTTGATTTGTACTCCAGACCGCCTTCATAAGgtaaacatacaatatatactgtagtatattctgtatatatacagGTATGTGTAACCCTCATTCTATTGAACCAGTTTGTGTTCACAGGAACCTGCTGTGGCTTTTGCAAAGAAGGGCTACCATGTTCTGCTGGAGAAACCGATGGCGgtgagtgtttttgtaaataaacataaaccaTCTTAATACAGAGCATAACTTGATTGACTTTTACAGTAATTTGTTTCATGTTAGTTTGTAATTctttattttgattaaaaaaaactacataataCAACTTACAACATTACATTTTAGATTATATTTTCTTCAAGCACATTGCAAAGTTCAGAAGAGATGCTATTTAGTGTCAGTAAAACTTTCTTCTCTGTCTGTGATTGTGTGACGCTCGTCGCTTCATGTGACTTCAGACAACTGCTGAAGACTGCACGGCGATCGTGGAGGCTTGCACTCAGAGTGGCGTGATGCTTTCGGTGGGTCATGTTCTCCGGTATCATCCCCTCATCCACAAAATAAAGGTGAACATTTTTCTGTCAAACAAAGACGTCTGTTAGGGtacctttttaaaaagtaaaccTGAGTTTTAATAAGGAGAGTGGAGCATATTTTGATAGTTTCAATTACAGAAACATAAACCTTTTTTCACACTGTGACAAGTGGTGAAGAAAATCACAAAATGCAAATGATGTTTTTaccttctttatttttattttttaggagCTGCTGGATGCCGGAGTCATCGGTGATGTGATGCACATTCAGCACCTTGAGCCGGTGAGAAATAAAGACCCCTCTTCATTAAACAGTATTCCTGCTTCTAGTACATGATGTTTTAGACTGTTACAGATTAACCTTGTCGGCCTCTCGTTCCAGGTCGGGTTCTATCACTTTGCTCACTCGTTTGTTCGGGGGAACTGGAGGAATGAATCAGAGAGCTCTTTTGCTCTTTTGGCTAAATCGTGCCACGACATCGACTTAATACATCACTGGGCCGGAGCACGCAGGTAAACCATCAGACAGCCGTCAATGATCGACAACGAGCTCGTCAGATGTTCTGTCAGAAGTAAGATgcagttaaaggtgcagtgtgtaggatctggcggcttttagcggtgtggttgcagattgcaacctactgagtatccctccgctcactcctccctttccaagactgcggtaacgtgagctgctgaGTGTAAATTCTTGGTAACGCTGTTTACCTCGCTCCGAGTGTAGTTGCCATTTGCTGGAAAATTTCAAATCAAACTTAAATTAAAAGGCCACTGACGCACCGTGGGTATGTGGATTACAAGATGTACGTGTTTCTGATGATTATCCaaaaaaagcaagcaaacgaagCACAAAGGAAACATGGATGTCGCTGCCTCTCTTGTTCTGGTAAAGAAACCATAAGCccacccaggtgcatgctggtcctacCTACCTATATAACCGCGGTGCCCACAGTGTTACCTAATTCATAAACCAATTACACAAAAAAGGAATATACTAAACAAGAAAAtgttaaagatagggtcgacgatgttggaaagctagcataatctGAAAGTAGCatggcctcaggagctccgtctaaacgccccggtggccttcaggtaacgtagaaacgtgaaagtctctctctagagccagagtttggtttgtccgttctgggctaatgtagaaacatggaggagcaacatgaagaggacccgctccatatgtagatataaacgtctcattctaagctaacgaaaacacaacgattcttattgtcaggtgattatacactaattatgaataattatattccatttctgctcccctgaaatgttacacacggtTCCTTTAACACTGTTGTTGGACCTcagtctctgtctgtgttttcagctgGACGAGGTCGTTTCCTGTGAGGTCCTTCTGTCCTTTCTGAGATGAATCATTAACTTTGCTGTTTGTTTCTTGGCAGGTGTGTGAAAGTGTCATCATTTGGATCCGTCAGCCACTTCGGAAAAGAAAGCAAGGTCTGTGGTCTCTTCACATTATGTGGCCAAACACAAAGAAATCATCTCTATCACCAAAGAAACCAGTACAGATACGAACAAACTGTTTCTGTgatcatatttttcttttcctttttattgtAGAGCtctaaatgttttgtaaaacaGCATGTAACATAATAGCTCTTAAATCCCTTTCAGCGTTGCAGAGGTTTTGTGTCGTTAAGCAGCACAGTCACATGTTTTAAATACACAACAGGGTCAAAAGTGTCCTTAGGAGGCAGTACGTC
This region includes:
- the zgc:154075 gene encoding uncharacterized oxidoreductase YjhC isoform X3, translated to MGQNSSQGNRMAVRVIVVGAGCRGEIYSSYASVHPDRVKVVGVADPRKFARTKLQQQHKIGDENVFEDWQSLAEKEKFADAALICTPDRLHKEPAVAFAKKGYHVLLEKPMATTAEDCTAIVEACTQSGVMLSVGHVLRYHPLIHKIKELLDAGVIGDVMHIQHLEPVGFYHFAHSFVRGNWRNESESSFALLAKSCHDIDLIHHWAGARRCVKVSSFGSVSHFGKESKPTGAGSRCLDCSIEGDCPYSACKIYLDRVKRGHTGWPVSVICPNSFPDIESVTEALRTGPYGRCVYECDNDVCSNQVVNMEFEGGLTAAFTMVAFSEEICNRKTTIFGSKVGQQGRTAR
- the zgc:154075 gene encoding uncharacterized oxidoreductase YjhC isoform X2 → MGQNSSQGNRMAVRVIVVGAGCRGEIYSSYASVHPDRVKVVGVADPRKFARTKLQQQHKIGDENVFEDWQSLAEKEKFADAALICTPDRLHKEPAVAFAKKGYHVLLEKPMATTAEDCTAIVEACTQSGVMLSVGHVLRYHPLIHKIKELLDAGVIGDVMHIQHLEPVGFYHFAHSFVRGNWRNESESSFALLAKSCHDIDLIHHWAGARRCVKVSSFGSVSHFGKESKPTGAGSRCLDCSIEGDCPYSACKIYLDRVKRGHTGWPVSVICPNSFPDIESVTEALRTGPYGRCVYECDNDVCSNQVVNMEFEGGLTAAFTMVAFSEEICNRKTTIFGSKVGQQGGAVM
- the taf10 gene encoding transcription initiation factor TFIID subunit 10 translates to MNMNVDTVNQSVTTAATSTTSSAASNCISNDNTATTTTGSSIPAVNTNASASAAMVTPSADSSVSNGVYVPGGITNGDVKPALSTTPLADFLMQLEEYTPTIPDAVTGYYLNRAGFEASDPRIIRLISLASQKFISDIANDALQYCKMKGTASGSSRSKTKDKKYTLTMEDLTPALTEYGVNVKKPYYFT
- the zgc:154075 gene encoding uncharacterized protein zgc:154075 isoform X1, which produces MGQNSSQGNRMAVRVIVVGAGCRGEIYSSYASVHPDRVKVVGVADPRKFARTKLQQQHKIGDENVFEDWQSLAEKEKFADAALICTPDRLHKEPAVAFAKKGYHVLLEKPMATTAEDCTAIVEACTQSGVMLSVGHVLRYHPLIHKIKELLDAGVIGDVMHIQHLEPVGFYHFAHSFVRGNWRNESESSFALLAKSCHDIDLIHHWAGARRCVKVSSFGSVSHFGKESKPTGAGSRCLDCSIEGDCPYSACKIYLDRVKRGHTGWPVSVICPNSFPDIESVTEALRTGPYGRCVYECDNDVCSNQVVNMEFEGGLTAAFTMVAFSEEICNRKTTIFGSKGELSCDGHEIRVFDFLTQRTTKHKPHDDTPRHFGMIGHGGADYHLMDAFVSAVANNDPSLIRSGPKETLLSHLLVFEAERSRLESRVVYCGDIGRS